The genomic segment GCGGCAAGTGTTTCGGAAAAAGAACGGCCAAACCGTCATGGTTTGGGAAAATGTCGCCAAAGACAAGAGGAATGAGCCGCTGGATTTACGGGTCTATGGTCTCGCCGCGTTGCGTTTGCTGAAACCAGACTATGAAGCACTCGAAAAACGCTTGCGAGAAACTGATCCTCCCGTAAAACATACAGCTGCAGCAAAACAAATATCAGGTCAGCAAGCAAAGCAGCTCGTCAAGCGCTCAAAACTTTGGTGAGGGGGTGTAGGATTTGACTTATGATCCACAGCAGCAGAAAAGGATACAAGATGAATTAGAAATTGTTAAGGACCGCCTGAGTAAATACTACGAGGCAGAGACAGCCATTTTGACAGGCGCACAGGAGTACCGGATCGGGTCCAGGAATTTGCGTCGCGGCGACTTGAAACTCATTAAGGATGAGATCGAGAAGCTACAAGATCGGAAAAACGAACTGGAAAATGCACTAACAACGGGTGAGAGTCCATCAAAGCGTAAGGCATTTCGAGTCATCTATCGAGACTTGTAAGGGGGGTGAGTAATTTGTGAAGTTCATAGACAAAACAATTGAATGGATATCACCAACTATGGCGTTAAAGCGAGAAGTGAATCGCGCAAAGCTATCGGCATTTCGGAAGGCTACGAATAGTGGTTATTCGAATAACGGGGCCAGTCGGAGAAAAAACTCAATGAAAGGCTGGCACAGCGATAGCAAAAGTCCGCAAGAGGACATCGGGCAAAACCTTGCTGTGCTACGTGAACGTAGCCGTGACCTTTACATGGGTGGCGGACTTGCTACAGGGGCCATAAAGAAGAATCAGTCAAACATCGTCGGTTCGGGACTCACACTCAAATGTCAACTCAATTACCGGATGCTTGGCATTACGGCAGAACAGGCAAAAGAGTGGGAAGATCGTACAAAATTCGAATTTAACCTTTGGGCATCATCCAAGATCGATAACACCGGGCTGAATGACTTCTACGATGCACAACGGATCATGTTGACCGGATGGCTGCTGAACGGTGATTCCCTTGCTGTTATGAAATATGCGGATGCCGCAGAGCGGCTAAATCCGTATCGTATGCGGCTCCACCTCATTGAAGGGGACAGGCTCAACAATCCGAATCATACGCAAGGATACTCGCCAATCCTTACTACCGAGGGGTTCTCACCGTCAGAATATGTGGAGCTATCAGATGGCCGTACTATCCGAAATGGAATCGAGACAGACCCGAATGGTAAAGTGATCGCTTACTGGATAAGCAATAAACACCCAAACAGTACGATTCCACAAGGGCATATAACACAATGGGCGCGCGTTGAGGCACAGAATCCGGTTTCCGGATTACCTAACGTGCTTTTTGTGATGGATGCGGAGAGGGCAGAGCAATATCGCGGTGTACCGTATCTTGCACCTGTCATCGAGCAAGTCAAACAAATGGACCGTTATGCCGAGGCAGAGATTGCAGCGGCGATCATCAATAGTTTTTTCGCTGCCTTTATTACAAGAAAAGAGGGAGCAAAAAACGAGATACCATTTACCAATCCCATTCCTGAAAGTGAGCAATTGAAACTGTCGCCAGAGGAACGGCTCTCCAGTTACGAGTTGGGGCCGGGAACCATCAACATGTTGGCAGAAGGCGAGGAAGTGACCTTTGGCGATCCTACGCATCCGAATGCTGGCTTTGATTCGTTTACAAAGACCATGGCGCAGTTAGCAGGCGCGGCGTTGGACATGCCGTATGAAGTGTTGCTTTCGGTATTCAACAGTAGCTATTCAGCGAGTCGAGCTGCACTCTTGCAAGCGTGGAGATCCTTCCGGGACCGCCGTGATTGGTTCTCTCATGATTTCTGTCAGCCGACCTACGAGACGTGGTTGTTTGAAGCCGTGGCAACTGGACGTATTAAGGCACCTGGATTCTTTAGCGATCCGGTTATGCGAAAGCTATGGAGCCAAGCTATTTGGATTGGACCGAGTCCTGGTCAAATCGACCCTGAGAAAGAAGTAGATGCTGCCGTGAAGCGAATCAACAACGGATTTAGCACGCACGAACGGGAAACGGCGGAGCTCACAGGGATGGATTGGGATAGCAATATTGACGTGCTGACGCGCGAGTGGGAGGCACGTCGTGATCTGCCGCAAGCACATATTCCGGGCATGAAAGGAGGTGACAAACAAAATGCCAAAACGGATTGAAGTTAGAGGCGTAATCATACCGAATGACCATCAATGGATTTACGACTTGTTTGAAATGGATGCAACAAGCCCTGGGAAAATATCGAAAGCTATTGCGGAAGCAAACGGCGATGATCTTGAGGTCATTATCAACTCAGGTGGTGGTGATGTTTATTCGGGCAGTGAAATCTATACCATGTTGAAAAGCCATCCAGCTGGTGTTGACGTCCAAATCGTTGGCGTGGCAGCTAGTGCTGCTTCTGTCGCGTCCATGGGTGGAAAGAAGGTCAGAATGTCACCAACGGCGCAATTCATGATTCACAACGCAAAGACTCGGACTCAGGGAGATAAGTGGGAGCATCGGCACACAGCGGATTTTCTCCAAGCGGTCGATAAGTCCATTGCGAATGCATACCGGCTAAAAACAGGGTTGTCTCAGAACGAATTGAGTACCCTCATGAACCGAGAAACGTGGATGACGGCACAAGAAGCATTGGCAAAAGGGTTTATCGATGAAATTATGTTCGACGATTCGAATCAGCTTAGTGCTGTCGCACATGCAGGCATCGAAATGATTCCCCAACAGGTGATAGACCGTGTCCGAAATGAAATTATGAAGTTCCAAACGGAAGGAGCGAGCTTTATGCAAGTAACCAATCAAACACAAGTAATCGATCCACAACCACCGACAGCATCAAATGCAGCACCACAACCACCCGTACCGAATCAGGCACAAAATACTCAAGATGCAACTGCACAAGAGAGGGAGCGCCTTCGCGCCATTGACGCTATTGCAGCAAATATCGATCCTGCTTTGGTCAACGAGGCGAAGTATGGGGAAAACCCAATGACAGCCGCTGATCTTGCTCTCAAGGCTATGCAAGAGGGCAAGATGATCAATAACGGCCTATTCAATGCGGCAGTAGCAGCTAATCAAGCGTCTGGAGCTCTTGATGTGACAGCTCAATCACAACAACAAAACACGGAAAAAGAGTATGACTTGAACAACTTGAAAGACGTGAATGCAGTCTTCCAGCAACTCGCGCATGCACATTCAATGCAGCGCCTACAAAGATAAGGAGGAATAACCATGGCACCAAACATTTCTACTACATTTGGCACGGTGGATAATCAGTCCTTTTTCGCGGGGACGGAAGTGTCCGCAATGACAACAGCTGTGACATTACTTGCTGGTCAAGGGAAGCTCAAACGCGGATCCGTACTCGGAAAGATCACCGCCAACGGGAAGTATGCGTTGGTAAACAAAGCAGCAACAGACGGAAGTCAGATCGCGTCATTGGTTTTATCTGAGGACGTGGACACAACCGGAGCTGATGTAAACGCAGTAGCGTATAAAACGGGTGTTTTTCGATATGACGCCCTGAAAGTGGCGGCCGGCGATTCAGTGGACAACCACAAAGATGAGCTTCGCACCGTCAATATCCATTACAAAACTGATCGGGGGTAAACAACCGTGAAAATTAAACAATCTGCCATCGCAGGACGTTTTATGAGTCCGCAAAATGCCGCAACTGTTACAGGTGGTGGCATTAGCATCTACGAACCACAAACCATGCTTCCTTCGTTTCAACGAAGAATGCCAGTTACAACGTTCCTTCGGGACATGTTCTTCCCTGGAGAGGAGACTTTCGATACAAAGCATGTTCTAGTGGATTTCTACAAAAACCGCCAACGTGTTGCACCACTTGTTGCAGAAGGCAGTATGCCAATTAATATCAAGCGAGATGGATTTGAAACGAAAATTTATACGCCACCTTTTATCAACCTATCTTCCCCAATTGACATCAGCATGCTACAAACTCGCATGCCTGGGGAAGCGGTATTTGGCGGTATGTCGCCAGATGAGCGGGCTGTACAACAGATGAACCGCGACTTTTTGGAGCTCTCCGACATGGTCACGCGCCGCGAAGAGTTGATGGGTGCAGAACTTCTGCAGACGGGTAAAGTAACAGTATCCGGTTACATTGATGATGCCGCAACGGTTGTTCGTACTGATACCATCGACTTTGGGTTTGACAACATGATCAACCTTACATCCGGAAGCCAATGGAACCAGACTACGTCCAAAAAGTATGAAGACTTGGAGGAAGCGGTCAGAAAATCTCGAAAGGCTGGATACAATCCAACTGTCGCCCTCCTTGGTGATGAGGCGTGGGCTAATCTTCGAGCAGACGATAATTTCATGACGAAGTTTATGGACCTGCGATACGCGCAATTCGGAACGATCAATCCCCAGCTCAGCATTGAGAATGGAAATGGTTATACTTACATTGGCCGTTTAACCGAACTTGGACTCGATGTGTACCGATATGATGCGTGGTACTATGATGACACAACGCAGTCTCTTAAACCATACATCGACCCCGAAAAGGTCATTGTCGCGCCACGAAATATTGGGGAACTTTTGTACGGTGCAAATACCTTCATCCCAGAAGGTAGTATCAACTATGTTACTGTAGCAGGGCCTCGTGCGACAAAGGTAACAGTCAACCATGAGACCGATGTGAAATCTCTTATTGTGAAGAGCCGTCCATTGCCGAAGCCGTTTGACGTATCTGCATGGTCTGTTATCAAAACGCGCGCGTAGGAGGAAACTATCATGCGATTTCAAGTGCAAATTGGAACAGTGAAGCATAATGGTGTCTTTCATGAGAAGGGCGCCATTTTTAATGCTCACAAAAAGGATGTAGCGCATCTGATCGGTGAAGGGGCGGTAGTGCAGTTTGAAGAGACTGAACCTGACATAAAAACTGATAGTGATGTAGGCTCTGGTGGAATAACGAGCGAGGATACGGAACAGGACGAGCATTCTGACGATAATCAAGAGCTTAATTTAAATCTTGATACGGACAAATTGATTGTAGACGCGCCCAAATGAGCACATTCAAGGACCAACTAAAGGCGGATGCCACTGTCTTTCTCAATACATGCGAATTTGCAGATGAAATTGACATCGATGGGAAGAAGATTACGGGATTGATTGAGCCTGTCGCGATTGGTGGGGGGAATCGATCGTACTCCTACCCGACCCATGACCGCGAATACACGGAAGAAATAATGCTCTATGTGAGCCGAGCCGATTTTACATTCATTCCACCAGTTGGGCACACGTTAAAAATAAACAAAAAAGCGTATGTAATTGTAGCCCCACCTTCTGATCTTGAGGGCATTTTGGAAATCCGTCTTGGAGGGAATTCAAACCCATGATTGATTTCGACAACTCCATCAAACAGAGACTGAATGAAGCGGCAAATCTTTTGGCACATATTCCGAAGCAAATTCCAAAGGTACAGGCACGGGCAATGAACCGTGCCCTGTCCAGCGGGAAAACGGAAGCGGCTGCCAGGGTAAGGGATACGTACCTTGTCCGAAAAAGAGACGTCAGCGAGACGATGAAGCTCAAAAAAGCATCCGCGAATAATCTGGACGGCAGTCTGGAATCAAAGGGCCATGTGATGCCACTGATTCGTTTTCGTGTCACGCCGAAATCGCCGCAGCCTGGTAGAAAAAAACCGATCTTGGCCCAAGTATTACGAGCTGGCGGGAAATCTCCGATTCCTGGTGCGTTTGTTGCCAAAGTCAGAAATGTGGCCTCCGTATACAGACGAACGACACCGAAGAGGTTCCCAATCAAAGGACTCTATGCGCCTGCTGTACCGCAAATGCTAGACAACGAGAAGGTACGAAAATCAATACAGAATAAAATGCTGGAGACATTGGACAAGCGTCTCGAGCATGAAATAGGACGGGTGCTAGATGGTTAATGTTGTCCTAGTTAACAAGCTGAAAGAGCGTATTGAAACGCTTGTGAAAGATTTTGTGCTACCCACCAACCTAGATGGCCACGATCACAAAGCACCACAGGTAGTTAGCGGGTTTCTGAGTGAGAGCAAACAATCACCTGTAGCTGATCCGCAAGAAATCAAAGCGGAGCTGCCCGCCGTTGTCGTTCGTTTTCGGAGAGAGAACGACGGGAGGCAGGCAAACATCGTTAAAATTCGTGTAATCGTCATCACATACAGCGAAGACGAACAAAACGGCTGGATTGATAGCCTGAATGTAGCGAATCGGATAAAGATTGGGTTAAAAAGAGATCCGATCATTGACGATCGCTTTCAGATCGATGACGAATCTTTCGAAACAGAGCAACCAGACGAGCAACCATTCCCAGAATGGGCGACATACATCACGTTCGACGTACTGATTCCACAAGTACAGTCCGAATTTGATTGGGAGGTATTTTATAAATGAGCAAAGCAGAATCAAAGGTGACTGCAAAAGAACCAATGCACGTCATTTACTGCGGGAGTAGTTTACGTGATGGCACTCTGCATCGATACGCGCTATTTACGGACGGAATTCCACAACATCTGAGCAAGCACATCGAAGCGTGTCCAGCCATCAAGAAAATGTTCGTGCCCGTTGAAAAGCTGTCCCAAGCAGAAGCGGCGATCAGAGATCATGGAACACCGGAGAGCGTCTTTTTCCAGCAGACCGCTGATTACGCCGCAGGAAAGAGAGTTGAAGAATAGTGGCCTATAAACACCAGGTATCTATCTCAGAAAGTGGTACGAGTGTCCTTTCGCCTGTTGAAGCTGCAGCCGGATTGCCCGTCTATTTCGGTACGGCTCCTATCCATTTGACAGACAATCCATCCGCATATGTGAATAAGCCGGTACTGGCCTACAGCTATGAGGAAGCGGTAAAGGCTCTTGGATACCATTCGGACTGGAACGACTATACACTATGCGAGGCTATCAAAGCTCAATTTCAGCTTTTTAACGTTGCTCCTGCTGTATTTGTCAACGTGCTGGATCCTTCCATCCATAAGGAGAACGTGGCGGACAGCGCAATTACTCTCTCATCAGGTAAATACACAATTGCTGTTGACGGCGTGCTGCTTTCGACCCTGGTCGTAAAACTCACTGGTGCAGGTAATGCTTTGGTGCGAAATAAGGACTATACAGTTGTATTCAATGGATCAGGGCATCCTGTCATTTCTCGCGTGGATGGTGGGGATATTCCGGCGAACCAAACCTCATTGACTGTATCCTACGATAAACTCATGCCTTCCACCGTAACAGATGCACAAATCATTGGTGGAATCGATTCAGGAACAGGCAAGGTGACAGGACTAGAGTTGATCAACAAGATATTCCCGTTGTATCGACTAGTCCCAGGGCAAATAGTAGTACCGAAGCATTCAAAAAAGCCAGCCGTTGCAGCTGTCATGAAAGCAAAGTCTACTGGCATTAATAGTTTGTTTAAAGCGATGGCCATTGCCGATATTGATTCTTCTTCAACAGGAGCTGGCGTTTACACAGAAGCACCAGCATGGAAAAACAACAACAATTTCAGCGACCCACACCTAGTGGCCTGCTATCTTAAAGCGAAATTGGGCGACGAGATTTATCACTTGTCTACGCAATTTGCAGCGTTGAATAGCAAAGTCATTGCTGAAAACGGCAACGTTCCATATGTATCGCCTTCCAACAAAAACATTCAAGCGAACGCTGTCGTAAATGAAGCTGATACCGAAATCAACCTCGGCGTAGATCAAGCAGCCTATCTTAATGGTGAGGGGATTGTCACGGCAATCAATTTCGTCGGTGGATGGAAGTTGTGGGGAAACAACACATCTGTCTATCCAGCCAATACGGACGTGAAAGACAGATTCATTCCCGTACGTCAGATGTTCAATTGGATCGGAAACACGCTTATCTTAACCCATTGGCAAGTGGTGGACGATCCAACAAACAGAAGGTTGATTGACACAGTTGTGGACTCAACAAACATCTGGCTGAATGGACTGACAGCGCAAGGTTCCATACTCGGCGGGCGTGTAGAATTCAGAGCAGCGGATAATCCGGTCACATCGTTGCTGGACGGAAAAGTTTCTTATCGGTTGTTCCTAGCGGCTCCCGTACCGGCTGAAAACATTGAGTTCAAACTTGAATTTGATGTGGCGTATCTTCAAAATCTCTTTGCAGCCTAATCATACAAGGCAGGTGGATAAACAATGGCTAACAAAGCAATTCCTGATCGGTTAAAGGATTTCATGGTGTACAAAAATACAACAGACCTTGTGGGGGTGGCAGATATCCAATTGCCATCCTTTTCTTTTGCCACAGAGGAAGTCAAAGGAGCTGGGGTATTCGGCAGCTTTGAATCTTCTGTCGGGTCCTTCGGCTCTCAAAAAATCATCCTGAATTGGCATTCGATCACAGATAGATTGTTTGACTTTCTGGAGCTGGGTGCCCATCGACTAGATTGCCGTGGAGCTCTGCAAGAACATGACCGTAGTTCTGGTCGTCCGATAACCCGTGCGCTACGGATCGTCGTTCAAGGGCACACCACCAGTGGAGAACTAGGAAAGCTAGAAAAGAACGCAACAACAGACAGCAGTACAGAGTTGGAAATCACGTATATCAAAATAGAATTGGACGGAAAAAACATCTTGGAGCTCGACAAATTAAATTACATCTATCGAGTGAACGGCAAGGACCAGTTGGCTGATACGCGCCGAGCGCTTGGACTATAGAAGGGAGTTTTGCAAAATGAAATTACCACTGCCATTGGAAAAACCATTGAAAGTAGACGATAAGGAGATAACCTCCCTGACATTTGATTTCGATAAACTGACAGGCGCGGATATTATTAATGCTACTGATGAGGCCCGCCAGATTAGTGGATTTTCCCCGAATGACATGCAATCATCGGCTTTCCGGGCGGTGCTTGCCGCAAAAGCTTGCGGAGTCCTCTACCATGATCTATTAAGACTTGGAGCACGGGATTTTTACCGAGCAGTAACGGCGGCGCATGCTTTTTTGCTCGGTATGGATTTGAAGGAGATGGAGGAGATAGAGAAGACGGAGGAATAAGAGAGTTACGGAAACTTGTACTCAATATGGCGAGGAACACGCATACCAGCATGGAGTTTTTCCTTGGCATGACTTTGAACGATTTAAATGAATGGGTAACAGCAGCCATGGAAATTACGGAGGGAGGCGAAACGGATGGGTAGGAAACTGTATGAATTCACAATCAAGATGTCTGGGAAAATGAACAGATCGTTCACCAGCGCGTTCGATAACGCTTCCCGCCGTATGCAGGATATGCGAAAAAAAATCAGCGAGTATCAGGCATCTATTGAGAAGGCAAATGGCAAACTGCAATCCATGTCCACCTTGCACTCGAAAATGTCGGCAGCGATAGAGAAAACCAAGCGCGGCCTTGCCTCTTTGGAGCGGAAATACCGAAGTGGCGCAATCAGCGAAGAGGTGTACAGACGGGAAAGCCAGAAGCTGCAAAACGACCTTCAACGGTTTACCAACGTACAAAAGAGAGCAGCCTCACAGGTCGATAAGTTTAAACAGAACATAGCCGCATTAAATCGAGAAATGAGAAGTGAATCAAACAATCTGAACGCTTATTCTCGCCAACTTCAAACCATGGAGGCAAACGCACTTGCTGCGGGAGTCTCCATAGGGGAAATTGCGTTGGCAGGGGCTGCATTGATACCTGTTGGGGGGTATCTTGGTACGGTTGGGGTTGGTCTGGCTGGGATTGCTGTCGGAGCAAAGACTGCGAAATCTGCTTTTGACTTGATGATGGATAGCGTCAGCAAAGCGGCCGATCGAGAATACAACATCGAAGTCATCCAATCATTGCTCCGGGACCAAAAGAAAGCAGATCAGTTGTTCAACTGGATGGAGAAGCGTGCCATTGAATCCCGTTTCGGGATGACGGACTTCTTTGAATCCGGTCAGGCATTTTTGTTTAAAACGAAAGACCTGCGACAAGTCCAAAGACTGATTGATATATCCGAGAAGCTGGGTACGATCAATAAACAACAGGGGATGCAGGGAGCGGCTATCGCTCTCAACGAGTTATTGATTGGCGATACTCAGTCTATCGTTGAGCGTTTTAACATGCCAAGGTCAGACATTAAGAAGTTTGCCAAATCGGGAATTGACGGCATTATCAAGGGCATGAATGAGTTGCTAGATAAACAGAACATCGATGCCAAGCTGTTGAGTGATGTGGATACAACTGGTCTTGTTATGTATGAACAGCTCGTAGAAAAGCTTCAACTGACATGGACCAAAATGGGGGTAGAAGCGTTAGACGCTTTGAAACCAACGTTAAAAGAAATCGACAATTTGACCAAAACAGAAGCGTTTCAGGATTTGGCGAAGCTGGGGTCAGATGCTTTTGCGGAAATGGGACGAACTGTTACGAAGTCAGTCCAGTTTGCATCTAATAAGCTACAGACGATTTTCAATAATCCTGAATATAAGAAGTTGGATGTTTGGGGGAAAATCGAGTTTATCGTAGCGGATGTATACGATACGTTCAACACGTGGTGGAGCTCCGGAGGGAGTGAAGCCACGCAACGTGTCACTTATGAAATTGCATCGAAGCTCGGTGAGTTGATCAAAGCGGCAGCTGTACCTCTCATTCCAATCGCCCAAGACGTAGGATATGATGTCGGGAAATCTATCATTCAGGGTATTTGGGATGGAATGTGGGGAGAAAACAAGCTGGAAACTCCCTTTAGCAAACTGGAAGCCCGAATAGAGAGCATGAGAGCTGCTGGCCTAGATCCTACCACTACACCCGTTTACGGCGGTCCAAATGCAACCATGACAGCAGGACCAGAACCTGCATGGTACGAAAAAGCGTGGAGTTGGGTAAATGGTTCCCATGCAAACGGACTACCTTATGTCCCGTTCGATGGATACCGTGCAGAGCTTCACAAAGGGGAACGTGTATTGACTGCCCAACAGAATCGTAATCTCGACTCCAATCTATGGTCGAGAGCGAATCAGGCGTTGTCGTCACGCACCGGGAATCAAACGTTTGTTTTTCAGTTCGCACCAAACCTTTCAGGCGGAAATCGAGCGGAAAACGAGTTGATGCTCCGAGCCTCCTATCATGAATTTAAGGCGAATATGCAGCGGTTCATGAGGAATGAGAGGGCGGTGAGGTTTTCCTGATGGCCGGAACATATACAACGAATGCAGGAGACATGTGGGACTGGATCGCTTATAAAACGATGGGCAGCGAGTACTTCATGCCACAGTTAATTGAAGCCAATTTAAAGCATCGAGAGACGGTAGTCTTTTCATCCGGAATCGTCCTCGTTGTTCCCGACATTGGCAATGTCACGACGCAGGATACATCAAATCTGCCTCCTTGGAAGAGGGAGTGACGACGGGTGGCACAGCCAAGACGAGTCAAATTTGAACTATTCTATGACAACAAGAATATATCGAATGACCTGCAGCCGTACCTCATCTCGTTTGAGTACACCGACAACCTCTCTGGCACGGCGGATACCCTATCTATCAACCTAGCAGATCGGGAACGCCTGTGGTGGGCAGCGTGGATGCCAGAATTGTATGCAAGCATAAAGGCAAAAATCATTCGTGAAAATTGGATCGATGATGGGAAAGCGGATGCTTTAAATTGCGGGTATTTCGAGATCAACGAGATCAGCCTAACAAGTCCACCCAATGCCGTAAGCATCCAAGGCGTGTCTGTGCCAGATGCATCGACGATCCGGGCTCAACGAAAATACCGTGCATGGGAGAAAACGCGTTTGTCTGTGATCGCAAAAGATATTGCAGGCAAGAATGGCCTCGAACTTCTTTTTGACGCAGAAGACGAGGACTATGATCGGATTGAACAAACAGAGGAAACCGACCTTGGTTTCCTCATGCGACTGTGCGATGATGCTGGCATTGCTGTTAAGCTGACAGGCAAACAGATCAGTTTATTTGATGAAGCCAAATACGAGGAGAAACCTCCTGCTTTTTCGCTCAATTACGCAACGTCCAAGATCAAAAGCTTTTCAGCACATGTGACCACGACAGGCATCTATAACCGCGCGATTGTGGACTATCACAGTCCGAAGGGGAAAAAGAAGATCCATCATACCTTTATACCTCCCAACGCTCCAAAAACGGGACGTACGCTGTATATCAATGAGCGCGTAAAGGATGGACGCCAGGCAGAACGAAAAGCCAAAAGTGCGCTGCGCCAAGCGAATAAGGAGCAGCACACGGCAAGCATTACCTTGATGGGAGACGTTAACCTAGTAGCCGGTATGACGTTTATGCTGAACAATTTTGGGGCTGTGAGCGGGAAATACATCATTACGCAAGCTGTTCATGCCTATAGCGGTAATGGCTACGAAACTTCGCTTGAATGCAGAAAGGTATTGGGCTGGTAATGGATATGAAAAACATATTACGTGTCGGCATTGTATCGAGCGTGGACGAGAGGGATGCGACAGCAAGGGTCGTTTTTGGTGATCGCGAGGATGTCGTGTCCTACAACATGGACATCCTTTCTCGCGGTTCTTTTTTGCAGAAAGATTATTGGCTCCCAGATGTGAATGAACAGGTATGGTGCCTATTCTTGCCGACAGGGAATGCAGATGGGATCATCCTTGGATCAACGTACAACCAAGAGGACCTGGTGCCAATCAAAAACAAAAATAAACGACACATCCGGTTTGGTGATGGGACATTCATCGACTACGATCGAGAAACGCATACCATAACCATTGATTTCCTCCACCCTGGGAAAATTGTCGTCAATAACGCCAATATCACATACAACCAAACGACGCAGCGAGGTGAACCAGAATGGCGGTCATCGGAAGTCTTGGAGAAGTGATTTTTGAAGTATCTTCCCAGCGTGTTCGTACTTTTGATGATATGACAAGAAACGGCTCGAGCCGGTGGGTAGCCCATGACATCCATCGAAACAAACCGATTCCGGAATTCGTTGGTCCGGGGCTTGAAGAAATCAGTCTTTCCATTCAGCTGAAAACCTCGCTCGGGGTAGATCCAGAATCGGAACTGAAAACATTGCGGATCAAAAGGGATACAGGCCAAAGGGACTTATTG from the Brevibacillus brevis genome contains:
- a CDS encoding DUF6148 family protein; protein product: MTYDPQQQKRIQDELEIVKDRLSKYYEAETAILTGAQEYRIGSRNLRRGDLKLIKDEIEKLQDRKNELENALTTGESPSKRKAFRVIYRDL
- a CDS encoding phage portal protein encodes the protein MKFIDKTIEWISPTMALKREVNRAKLSAFRKATNSGYSNNGASRRKNSMKGWHSDSKSPQEDIGQNLAVLRERSRDLYMGGGLATGAIKKNQSNIVGSGLTLKCQLNYRMLGITAEQAKEWEDRTKFEFNLWASSKIDNTGLNDFYDAQRIMLTGWLLNGDSLAVMKYADAAERLNPYRMRLHLIEGDRLNNPNHTQGYSPILTTEGFSPSEYVELSDGRTIRNGIETDPNGKVIAYWISNKHPNSTIPQGHITQWARVEAQNPVSGLPNVLFVMDAERAEQYRGVPYLAPVIEQVKQMDRYAEAEIAAAIINSFFAAFITRKEGAKNEIPFTNPIPESEQLKLSPEERLSSYELGPGTINMLAEGEEVTFGDPTHPNAGFDSFTKTMAQLAGAALDMPYEVLLSVFNSSYSASRAALLQAWRSFRDRRDWFSHDFCQPTYETWLFEAVATGRIKAPGFFSDPVMRKLWSQAIWIGPSPGQIDPEKEVDAAVKRINNGFSTHERETAELTGMDWDSNIDVLTREWEARRDLPQAHIPGMKGGDKQNAKTD
- a CDS encoding head maturation protease, ClpP-related, with the protein product MPKRIEVRGVIIPNDHQWIYDLFEMDATSPGKISKAIAEANGDDLEVIINSGGGDVYSGSEIYTMLKSHPAGVDVQIVGVAASAASVASMGGKKVRMSPTAQFMIHNAKTRTQGDKWEHRHTADFLQAVDKSIANAYRLKTGLSQNELSTLMNRETWMTAQEALAKGFIDEIMFDDSNQLSAVAHAGIEMIPQQVIDRVRNEIMKFQTEGASFMQVTNQTQVIDPQPPTASNAAPQPPVPNQAQNTQDATAQERERLRAIDAIAANIDPALVNEAKYGENPMTAADLALKAMQEGKMINNGLFNAAVAANQASGALDVTAQSQQQNTEKEYDLNNLKDVNAVFQQLAHAHSMQRLQR
- a CDS encoding head decoration protein, which produces MAPNISTTFGTVDNQSFFAGTEVSAMTTAVTLLAGQGKLKRGSVLGKITANGKYALVNKAATDGSQIASLVLSEDVDTTGADVNAVAYKTGVFRYDALKVAAGDSVDNHKDELRTVNIHYKTDRG
- a CDS encoding major capsid protein, translating into MKIKQSAIAGRFMSPQNAATVTGGGISIYEPQTMLPSFQRRMPVTTFLRDMFFPGEETFDTKHVLVDFYKNRQRVAPLVAEGSMPINIKRDGFETKIYTPPFINLSSPIDISMLQTRMPGEAVFGGMSPDERAVQQMNRDFLELSDMVTRREELMGAELLQTGKVTVSGYIDDAATVVRTDTIDFGFDNMINLTSGSQWNQTTSKKYEDLEEAVRKSRKAGYNPTVALLGDEAWANLRADDNFMTKFMDLRYAQFGTINPQLSIENGNGYTYIGRLTELGLDVYRYDAWYYDDTTQSLKPYIDPEKVIVAPRNIGELLYGANTFIPEGSINYVTVAGPRATKVTVNHETDVKSLIVKSRPLPKPFDVSAWSVIKTRA
- a CDS encoding sugar transporter; the protein is MSTFKDQLKADATVFLNTCEFADEIDIDGKKITGLIEPVAIGGGNRSYSYPTHDREYTEEIMLYVSRADFTFIPPVGHTLKINKKAYVIVAPPSDLEGILEIRLGGNSNP
- a CDS encoding phage tail protein, producing MIDFDNSIKQRLNEAANLLAHIPKQIPKVQARAMNRALSSGKTEAAARVRDTYLVRKRDVSETMKLKKASANNLDGSLESKGHVMPLIRFRVTPKSPQPGRKKPILAQVLRAGGKSPIPGAFVAKVRNVASVYRRTTPKRFPIKGLYAPAVPQMLDNEKVRKSIQNKMLETLDKRLEHEIGRVLDG
- a CDS encoding phage tail sheath family protein, which translates into the protein MAYKHQVSISESGTSVLSPVEAAAGLPVYFGTAPIHLTDNPSAYVNKPVLAYSYEEAVKALGYHSDWNDYTLCEAIKAQFQLFNVAPAVFVNVLDPSIHKENVADSAITLSSGKYTIAVDGVLLSTLVVKLTGAGNALVRNKDYTVVFNGSGHPVISRVDGGDIPANQTSLTVSYDKLMPSTVTDAQIIGGIDSGTGKVTGLELINKIFPLYRLVPGQIVVPKHSKKPAVAAVMKAKSTGINSLFKAMAIADIDSSSTGAGVYTEAPAWKNNNNFSDPHLVACYLKAKLGDEIYHLSTQFAALNSKVIAENGNVPYVSPSNKNIQANAVVNEADTEINLGVDQAAYLNGEGIVTAINFVGGWKLWGNNTSVYPANTDVKDRFIPVRQMFNWIGNTLILTHWQVVDDPTNRRLIDTVVDSTNIWLNGLTAQGSILGGRVEFRAADNPVTSLLDGKVSYRLFLAAPVPAENIEFKLEFDVAYLQNLFAA
- a CDS encoding phage major tail tube protein produces the protein MANKAIPDRLKDFMVYKNTTDLVGVADIQLPSFSFATEEVKGAGVFGSFESSVGSFGSQKIILNWHSITDRLFDFLELGAHRLDCRGALQEHDRSSGRPITRALRIVVQGHTTSGELGKLEKNATTDSSTELEITYIKIELDGKNILELDKLNYIYRVNGKDQLADTRRALGL